The following coding sequences lie in one Meles meles chromosome X, mMelMel3.1 paternal haplotype, whole genome shotgun sequence genomic window:
- the LOC123934956 gene encoding histone H2B-like codes for MADPGCETSSEESLGTEEPRAADPKSPKQEQPKRRRRRRSGCCPDSFATYFPRVLKHVHEGLSLSKKAVSVLDSFVKDIFERIADEASRLAHSTKRSTITSREIQTAVRLLLPEEIGKHAVSEATKAVIRFRLSKKAVSVLDSFVKDIFERIANEASRLAHSTKRSTITSREIQTAVRLLLPGEIGKYAASEATKAILRYTFRQ; via the exons ATGGCTGATCCTGGCTGTGAGACCTCTTCTGAGGAGAGCTTGGGCACTGAGGAGCCCAGGGCAGCGGACCCGAAGAGTCCAAAGCAGGAGCAGCCAAAGCGCCGCAGACGCCGCCGCAGTGGCTGCTGCCCCGACAGTTTTGCCACCTACTTCCCCAGGGTTCTGAAGCACGTTCACGAGGGCCTGAGCCTCTCGAAGAAGGCCGTGAGCGTCTTGGATTCGTTCGTCAAGGACATCTTCGAGCGCATCGCCGACGAGGCGTCTCGCCTGGCCCACTCCACCAAGCGCTCCACCATCACCTCCAGGGAGATCCAGACAGCCGTGCGCCTGCTGCTGCCCGAGGAAATTGGCAAGCATGCCGTGTCTGAGGCCACCAAGGCTGTCATCAG GTTTCG CCTCTCGAAGAAGGCCGTGAGCGTCTTGGATTCGTTCGTCAAGGACATCTTTGAGCGCATCGCCAACGAGGCATCTCGTCTGGCCCACTCCACCAAGCGCTCCACCATCACCTCCAGGGAGATCCAGACAGCCGTGCGCCTGCTGCTGCCCGGGGAGATTGGCAAGTACGCTGCGTCTGAGGCCACCAAAGCCATCCTCAGGTACACCTTCCGCCAATGA